From the genome of Haloterrigena sp. KLK7, one region includes:
- a CDS encoding replication factor C large subunit gives MTDWTEKYRPTTLSEVRGNNKARDKLEDWAETWDEHRDAVIVHGSPGVGKTSAAHALAGDMGWPVMELNASDSRGADVIERVAGEASKSGTLTGGEAGRRLVILDEADNFHGNADYGGSAEVTRVVKDANQPIVLVANEFYDMSKSLRNSCETIEFRDVSKRSIVPVLRDICRREDVEFEEEALEKIAEDTSGDLRSAVNDLQAVAEEAERLTVEDVVTGQRDTTEGIFDFLDTLIKEADAEGALRASYDVDENPDEMLNWIEDNVPKDYTGAELADAYEFLANADRWLGRVRATQDYSYWRYATDNMTAGVAASRREPKGGWTRYGPPSYWSKLGRTKGTRNTRDSIAERIAEREGTSVATARREILPFLAAMTHHCKNRDLTVQMAAVYELDESEVSFVTGSGKDTNKVESIVEEAEELRAEETVAHSGSAFFEAEDAGDDDGSTDAADSSADDGQETLAAAGSADDAATGESEPDTDDAEPDDDQSGLSDFM, from the coding sequence ATGACTGACTGGACCGAGAAGTACCGCCCGACGACGCTGTCGGAGGTACGCGGAAACAACAAGGCCCGGGACAAACTCGAGGACTGGGCCGAGACGTGGGACGAGCACCGGGACGCGGTGATCGTCCACGGGAGCCCGGGCGTGGGGAAGACCTCTGCGGCCCACGCGCTGGCCGGCGACATGGGGTGGCCGGTGATGGAGCTCAACGCCAGCGACAGCCGGGGGGCCGACGTCATCGAACGCGTCGCGGGCGAGGCCTCGAAGAGCGGCACGCTCACGGGCGGCGAGGCCGGCCGGCGGCTGGTGATCCTGGACGAGGCGGACAACTTCCACGGCAACGCCGACTACGGGGGGTCGGCCGAGGTCACGCGGGTCGTCAAGGACGCCAACCAGCCGATCGTCCTCGTGGCCAACGAGTTCTACGACATGAGCAAGTCGCTGCGCAACAGCTGCGAAACGATCGAGTTCCGCGACGTCTCGAAGCGCTCGATCGTCCCCGTCCTGCGCGATATCTGCCGGCGCGAGGACGTCGAGTTCGAGGAGGAAGCCTTAGAGAAGATCGCCGAGGACACGAGCGGCGATCTGCGGTCGGCGGTCAACGACCTGCAGGCGGTCGCCGAGGAGGCCGAGCGGCTGACCGTCGAGGACGTCGTCACCGGCCAGCGCGACACCACCGAGGGGATCTTCGACTTCCTCGACACCCTGATCAAGGAGGCGGACGCCGAAGGGGCGCTGCGGGCCTCCTACGACGTCGACGAGAACCCCGACGAGATGTTGAACTGGATCGAGGACAACGTCCCCAAGGACTACACGGGCGCGGAACTGGCCGACGCTTACGAGTTCCTCGCGAACGCCGACCGCTGGCTGGGTCGCGTGCGGGCGACCCAGGACTACTCCTACTGGCGCTACGCGACCGACAACATGACCGCCGGGGTCGCCGCCTCCCGCCGCGAGCCGAAGGGCGGCTGGACCCGCTACGGACCGCCGAGCTACTGGTCGAAACTCGGCCGCACCAAGGGAACGCGGAACACCCGCGACTCCATCGCGGAACGCATCGCCGAGCGCGAGGGCACCAGCGTCGCGACCGCCCGCCGGGAGATCCTCCCGTTCCTCGCGGCGATGACCCACCACTGCAAGAACCGCGACCTCACGGTTCAGATGGCCGCGGTCTACGAGCTCGACGAGTCGGAAGTCTCCTTCGTCACCGGGAGCGGGAAGGACACCAACAAGGTCGAGTCCATCGTCGAGGAGGCCGAGGAACTGCGGGCCGAGGAGACCGTCGCGCACTCCGGGTCGGCCTTCTTCGAAGCCGAGGACGCCGGCGACGACGACGGGTCGACCGACGCCGCGGACTCGAGTGCCGACGACGGCCAGGAAACCCTCGCGGCGGCCGGCTCGGCTGACGACGCGGCGACCGGCGAGTCGGAGCCGGACACCGACGACGCCGAACCCGACGACGATCAGTCGGGGCTCAGCGACTTCATGTGA
- the hisC gene encoding histidinol-phosphate transaminase: MQPRDLSDHVAYEAGRGIEEVARELGRDPSEFVKLASNENPHGPSPAAAVALRDAASSVSSYPKAAHADLTAAVADRWSVTDDQIWLANGGDGAIDYLHRATLEPGDDVLVPTPGFAYYGMSARFHHGDVREYGLSRADNFAQTADVVLETSDGERVVWITSPHNPTGSTMPLAEIERLADETDDETLLVVDEAYGEFADRDSAVALIEGRDGYDARDDVAVLRTFSKAYGLAGVRLGYAVVPDEWAEAYARVNTPFAASELACRAGLAALDDEEHVERTVETARESREYMREHIDADARVWESEGNFVLVDVGDASAVAEEMQNRGVIVRDCSSFGLPACIRITCGTDEETERAVETLNDVLADLDVEPDAAGGDDADDGETAVDSDPEAEVSDT; encoded by the coding sequence ATGCAACCGCGCGACCTGTCCGATCACGTCGCCTACGAGGCGGGTCGAGGCATCGAGGAAGTCGCCCGCGAACTCGGGCGCGACCCCTCGGAGTTCGTCAAACTCGCCTCCAACGAGAACCCGCACGGCCCCTCCCCCGCGGCCGCCGTGGCGCTTCGCGACGCCGCCTCGAGCGTCAGTTCCTACCCGAAAGCCGCCCACGCCGATCTGACCGCCGCCGTCGCCGACCGCTGGTCCGTCACGGACGACCAGATCTGGCTGGCCAACGGCGGCGACGGGGCGATCGATTACCTCCACCGGGCGACCCTCGAGCCCGGTGACGACGTCCTCGTCCCGACGCCGGGCTTCGCTTACTACGGGATGAGCGCCCGGTTCCACCACGGCGACGTCCGTGAGTACGGACTCTCGCGGGCCGACAATTTCGCCCAGACCGCCGACGTCGTCCTCGAGACCTCCGACGGCGAGCGCGTCGTCTGGATCACCAGCCCGCACAACCCGACCGGATCGACGATGCCGCTGGCCGAGATCGAGCGACTCGCCGACGAGACCGACGACGAGACGCTGCTCGTCGTCGACGAGGCCTACGGCGAGTTCGCCGACCGCGACAGCGCCGTCGCCCTGATCGAGGGCCGGGACGGCTACGACGCCCGCGACGACGTCGCCGTCTTGCGGACGTTCTCGAAGGCCTACGGGCTGGCCGGCGTGCGACTCGGCTACGCCGTCGTCCCCGACGAGTGGGCCGAGGCCTACGCTCGAGTGAACACCCCCTTCGCGGCGAGCGAACTCGCCTGTCGGGCCGGCCTCGCGGCGCTCGACGACGAGGAACACGTCGAGCGCACCGTCGAGACGGCCCGCGAATCCCGCGAGTACATGCGCGAGCACATCGACGCCGACGCCCGCGTCTGGGAGAGCGAGGGCAACTTCGTCCTCGTCGACGTCGGCGACGCCAGCGCGGTCGCCGAGGAGATGCAGAACCGCGGCGTCATCGTCCGCGACTGCTCGAGTTTCGGTCTCCCGGCCTGTATCCGCATCACCTGTGGCACCGACGAGGAGACCGAGCGGGCGGTCGAGACGCTCAACGACGTGCTCGCCGACCTCGACGTCGAACCCGATGCGGCTGGCGGAGACGACGCCGACGACGGCGAGACCGCAGTCGATTCGGACCCGGAAGCGGAGGTGTCCGACACGTGA
- a CDS encoding multiprotein bridging factor aMBF1, giving the protein MVQCEMCGAETSSPKTIKVEGAKLDVCSNCTDFGTEVKQTSSSSSSTKYSTGSSSSSSSGGSSGGSASSSSSRSGGSSSQRRSDMFDDMDELATDYDDRVRKAREGKGLSQSDLANELNEKASLIRKIERGDTLPSDRVQSELESFLEIDLSAEGSAGDDSEWSGGSASGSYTLGDVVKRKD; this is encoded by the coding sequence ATGGTCCAGTGCGAGATGTGTGGCGCCGAGACGTCGTCTCCGAAGACAATCAAGGTCGAGGGCGCGAAGCTCGACGTGTGTTCGAACTGTACCGATTTCGGTACCGAGGTCAAGCAGACCTCCAGCTCGAGCTCCTCGACGAAGTACTCGACCGGATCGAGTTCGTCGTCCAGCTCCGGGGGTAGTTCGGGCGGCTCTGCATCGAGCTCGTCGTCCCGCTCGGGCGGCTCGAGTTCCCAGCGTCGGTCGGACATGTTCGACGACATGGACGAACTCGCGACCGACTACGACGACCGCGTCCGCAAGGCCCGCGAGGGGAAGGGGCTCAGCCAGTCGGATCTGGCCAACGAACTCAACGAGAAGGCCAGCCTGATCCGCAAGATCGAACGCGGCGATACGCTCCCCAGCGACCGCGTCCAGTCGGAGCTCGAGAGCTTCCTCGAGATCGATCTGAGCGCTGAGGGGAGCGCCGGCGACGATTCGGAGTGGTCGGGCGGCTCGGCCTCGGGCAGTTACACGCTCGGCGACGTCGTCAAGCGCAAGGACTGA
- a CDS encoding CDP-alcohol phosphatidyltransferase family protein, with amino-acid sequence MTLDKLRPYVSRFLDPFVRGFDRAGMTPDGVSVLAFGMAILAAAAFLLGGRADPIWYVAAATLVFLNGWLDIIDGALAREQQVASAGGDLLDHVLDRYADIVVIAGLAAGIDDYLLGFLAVTGVVMTSYLGTQAQAVGLDRVYGGLVGRADRLAIIGIVGFIAYPLADVEPGGFTVIGWLLVFLAVVGHLTALQRFVYSWAALD; translated from the coding sequence ATGACGCTGGACAAACTCAGACCGTACGTCTCGCGATTCCTGGACCCGTTCGTCAGGGGATTCGATCGCGCCGGGATGACGCCCGACGGCGTGAGCGTGCTGGCCTTCGGGATGGCGATCCTCGCGGCGGCCGCGTTCCTACTGGGCGGGCGCGCCGATCCGATCTGGTACGTCGCGGCCGCGACGCTGGTCTTCCTCAACGGCTGGCTGGACATCATCGACGGTGCGCTCGCACGCGAACAGCAGGTCGCCTCCGCGGGCGGCGACCTCCTCGATCACGTCCTCGACCGCTACGCCGACATCGTCGTCATCGCCGGCCTCGCGGCGGGGATCGACGACTACCTGCTCGGCTTCCTGGCCGTGACGGGCGTCGTGATGACCTCCTATCTGGGAACGCAGGCCCAGGCCGTCGGTCTCGACCGCGTCTACGGCGGTCTCGTCGGCCGAGCGGACCGACTGGCGATCATCGGGATCGTCGGCTTCATCGCCTACCCGCTTGCCGACGTCGAGCCGGGCGGGTTCACGGTGATCGGCTGGCTGCTCGTCTTCCTCGCGGTCGTGGGCCACCTGACCGCGCTCCAGCGGTTCGTCTACTCCTGGGCGGCCCTGGACTGA
- a CDS encoding transcriptional regulator: MDDVTFAVLGTGGIGRRALEVSQHKDNLTPVAACDRHGTAIDFDGLDVDELLAATEGNIDNEVATDGGSGATTADSEGGVKQHGEDRGVVASEQACPSEDPIQDVIDHGDGIDAVLLALPNYEHDFIPRVADRFLEGDYSGVLIDVLKRSRVIDMLDERSEEFENAGITFICGAGATPGLLTGAAALAAQSFVEVTDVDIWWGVGLKSGYEDNRGTVREDIAHLPEYDIETARDLSDEEIEEIIDERDGVIEFEDMEHADDVLLERAGVCDAEDVEVGGILDVRSDEKPTTTTVRVTGRTFDGETATNTFQLGDETSMEANVNGPALGYLKAGVRRNRSGEYGVFGPAELMPRF; encoded by the coding sequence ATGGACGACGTCACGTTTGCGGTACTCGGAACGGGAGGTATCGGCCGACGAGCGCTCGAGGTCAGCCAGCACAAGGATAACTTGACGCCGGTCGCGGCGTGTGACCGCCACGGCACCGCGATCGACTTCGACGGGCTGGACGTCGACGAACTGCTGGCGGCGACGGAGGGTAATATTGACAACGAGGTCGCGACGGACGGGGGATCGGGAGCGACGACCGCGGACAGCGAGGGCGGCGTCAAACAGCACGGCGAGGACAGAGGCGTCGTCGCCTCCGAGCAGGCCTGCCCCAGCGAGGACCCCATTCAGGACGTTATCGATCACGGCGACGGGATCGACGCCGTCCTGCTGGCACTGCCGAACTACGAGCACGACTTCATCCCGCGGGTCGCCGACCGCTTCCTCGAGGGCGACTATTCGGGAGTCCTGATCGACGTGCTCAAGCGCTCGCGCGTGATCGACATGCTCGACGAGCGCAGCGAGGAGTTCGAGAACGCGGGGATCACATTCATCTGCGGCGCCGGGGCGACGCCCGGCCTGCTGACCGGCGCGGCGGCGCTGGCTGCCCAGTCGTTCGTCGAGGTCACGGACGTCGACATCTGGTGGGGCGTCGGCCTCAAGTCGGGCTACGAGGACAACCGCGGCACCGTCCGCGAGGACATCGCCCACCTCCCCGAGTACGACATCGAGACCGCCCGGGACCTCTCCGACGAGGAGATCGAGGAAATCATCGACGAGCGCGACGGCGTCATCGAGTTCGAGGACATGGAGCACGCCGACGACGTCCTGCTCGAGCGGGCGGGCGTCTGCGACGCCGAGGACGTCGAGGTCGGCGGGATTCTGGACGTGCGCAGCGACGAGAAGCCGACGACGACGACCGTGCGCGTGACGGGCCGGACGTTCGACGGCGAGACGGCGACGAACACGTTCCAGCTCGGCGACGAGACGAGCATGGAGGCAAACGTCAACGGACCGGCGCTTGGCTACCTGAAGGCCGGCGTCCGCCGAAATCGCTCGGGCGAGTACGGCGTCTTCGGCCCCGCCGAACTGATGCCCAGGTTCTGA
- the tpiA gene encoding triose-phosphate isomerase, with product MFVLVNLKTYPCDPVAVAEAVREVDESTDARLAVAPQAAHLERVAETGVETWAQHVDSIEHGSNTGQTLAESVADAGADGTLINHSERRLKLADIDGSVRAAERAGLETIVCANNPEQIGAAAALGPDAVAVEPPELIGTGTPVSQADPDIVEDAVEAADHVDSEVSVLCGAGISTGDDVVAAGDLGAEGVLLASGVAKADDPRAALEDLVDPL from the coding sequence ATGTTCGTCCTCGTTAACCTGAAGACCTATCCCTGTGATCCCGTCGCGGTCGCCGAGGCCGTCCGGGAGGTCGACGAGTCGACCGATGCACGGCTGGCCGTGGCGCCGCAGGCGGCCCACCTCGAGCGAGTCGCCGAGACGGGCGTCGAGACGTGGGCCCAGCACGTCGATTCGATCGAGCACGGAAGCAACACCGGGCAGACGCTGGCCGAGTCCGTCGCCGACGCGGGTGCGGACGGGACGCTGATCAACCACTCCGAGCGACGGCTGAAGCTGGCGGACATCGACGGCTCGGTTCGCGCCGCCGAGCGCGCGGGCCTCGAGACGATCGTCTGTGCGAACAATCCCGAGCAGATCGGCGCCGCGGCGGCGCTCGGCCCGGACGCGGTCGCCGTCGAGCCGCCGGAGCTGATCGGCACCGGAACGCCGGTCAGTCAGGCCGATCCCGATATCGTCGAGGACGCCGTCGAGGCGGCCGACCACGTCGATAGCGAGGTCTCGGTCCTCTGTGGCGCCGGCATCAGTACCGGCGACGACGTCGTCGCGGCCGGCGACCTCGGCGCCGAAGGCGTCCTGCTGGCCAGCGGCGTCGCGAAGGCCGACGACCCGCGGGCGGCGCTGGAGGACCTCGTCGACCCCCTCTGA
- the bioB gene encoding biotin synthase BioB — protein MVYETNNRTVDDALERVLAGERLDRTDGLALMAQPVEPLAEAGAVVRDRFGDGTVDACSIVNAKAGNCAEDCGFCAQSVHFDTGIDTYGFLGPEKILEAAKRAEADGAQRFGIVVAEKGVSKEHRPEEWAEVIESIRLVRDECDLEVDASLGILTEEEAEILADEGINHYNHNIETSPRYFPEIVDTHSFEDRVKTLEVAKEAGMDLCAGVILGMGETPTDRVEAAVALQDIGISSLPVNVLNPVPGTPMAERGVDITTEEIVKTVAVYKLLHPESRVRLTGGREANLAPDEQHLPLEAGADGLLTGDYLTTDGQSPGDDLEIVERAGLEPNMDTNEFDPEAVKARRGDAEESSTETTASTGGEPSDD, from the coding sequence GTGGTTTACGAGACGAACAACCGGACGGTCGACGACGCGCTCGAGCGGGTGCTGGCCGGCGAGCGACTCGATCGCACCGACGGCCTCGCGCTGATGGCGCAACCGGTCGAACCGCTCGCCGAGGCCGGCGCCGTCGTGCGCGACCGCTTCGGTGACGGCACGGTCGACGCCTGCTCGATCGTCAACGCGAAGGCCGGCAACTGCGCCGAGGACTGCGGCTTCTGCGCCCAGTCGGTCCACTTCGACACCGGCATCGACACTTACGGATTCCTCGGCCCGGAGAAGATCCTCGAGGCCGCGAAGCGAGCCGAGGCCGACGGCGCCCAGCGCTTCGGTATCGTCGTCGCCGAGAAGGGCGTCTCGAAGGAACACCGCCCCGAAGAGTGGGCGGAGGTCATCGAGTCGATCCGGCTCGTCCGCGACGAGTGTGACCTCGAGGTCGACGCCTCCCTCGGGATTCTGACCGAGGAGGAGGCCGAGATCCTCGCCGACGAGGGGATCAACCACTACAATCACAACATCGAGACCTCGCCGCGGTACTTCCCCGAGATCGTCGACACCCACAGCTTCGAGGACCGCGTGAAGACCCTCGAGGTAGCGAAGGAAGCGGGGATGGACCTCTGTGCCGGCGTCATTCTCGGGATGGGCGAGACGCCGACCGACCGCGTCGAGGCCGCCGTCGCCCTCCAGGACATCGGGATCTCCTCGCTGCCGGTCAACGTGTTGAACCCGGTGCCGGGGACGCCGATGGCCGAGCGGGGCGTCGACATCACGACCGAGGAGATCGTGAAGACGGTCGCGGTGTACAAGCTGCTCCACCCCGAGTCGCGGGTGCGCCTGACCGGCGGTCGCGAGGCCAACCTCGCGCCCGACGAGCAGCACCTGCCCCTCGAGGCCGGCGCCGACGGCCTGCTGACTGGCGATTACCTGACCACGGACGGCCAGTCGCCCGGCGACGACCTCGAGATCGTCGAGCGGGCGGGACTCGAGCCCAACATGGACACCAACGAGTTCGACCCCGAAGCGGTCAAGGCGCGACGCGGCGACGCCGAGGAATCGTCGACCGAGACGACGGCGAGCACGGGCGGAGAACCGAGCGACGACTGA
- a CDS encoding adenylate kinase family protein: MRVAVTGTPGTGKTTATELLESRFAAGNSSAPDLEVIHLNRVLEDEGLYTEVDAERESKIADFEAMSEWLEGRDDVVIESHLAHHFAADRVAVLRCAPERLEARLLERGESEAKATENAESEALDVILSETVDEHGLESVYEIDTTDRDPEAVADALEAVVTGEREPSAGEVDFVGYLA, from the coding sequence GTGAGAGTCGCCGTCACCGGCACCCCGGGAACCGGGAAGACGACCGCGACCGAACTGCTCGAGTCGCGGTTCGCCGCGGGCAACTCGTCGGCTCCCGACCTCGAGGTGATCCACCTCAACCGCGTCCTCGAGGACGAGGGCCTCTACACCGAGGTCGACGCCGAGCGTGAGAGCAAGATCGCCGACTTCGAGGCCATGAGCGAGTGGCTCGAGGGCCGGGACGACGTCGTCATCGAGTCGCACCTCGCCCACCACTTCGCGGCCGACCGGGTCGCCGTGTTGCGGTGTGCGCCGGAACGGCTCGAGGCGCGACTCCTCGAGCGCGGCGAGAGCGAGGCCAAGGCGACGGAGAACGCCGAGAGCGAGGCCCTGGACGTCATCCTCTCGGAGACCGTCGACGAACACGGCCTCGAGTCGGTCTACGAGATCGATACGACCGACCGCGATCCCGAGGCCGTCGCGGACGCCCTCGAGGCGGTCGTGACGGGCGAGCGGGAGCCGAGCGCCGGCGAGGTCGACTTCGTGGGGTACCTGGCATGA
- the bioD gene encoding dethiobiotin synthase: MSEPIAIVGTGTGIGKTVVTAGITRWFRERGVDARSIKPAQTGSPPDNDAGFVAEACEEPDAATCPRYLEPALAPRVAAEVADEELSYEEVRTACEDAIAETERPIVEGIGGLRVPLAGEREVIDLVADLEATAVVVTRSGLGTLNHTALSIEALERRGIDVAGIVCNEYAGATVAERTNPDELERMTGYGVETVPPLEGESPAALAKGVADALSAPFLERLSAIDG; the protein is encoded by the coding sequence ATGAGCGAGCCGATCGCAATCGTTGGCACCGGAACCGGAATCGGCAAGACCGTCGTCACCGCGGGGATCACCCGCTGGTTCCGCGAGCGGGGCGTCGACGCCCGGTCGATCAAGCCCGCACAGACGGGGTCTCCGCCGGATAACGATGCGGGCTTCGTCGCTGAGGCCTGCGAGGAACCCGACGCGGCGACCTGTCCGCGCTATCTCGAGCCCGCGCTCGCGCCGCGGGTCGCGGCCGAGGTAGCCGACGAGGAACTCTCCTACGAGGAAGTTCGGACGGCCTGCGAGGACGCTATCGCCGAGACCGAGCGCCCGATCGTCGAGGGGATCGGCGGCCTCCGCGTCCCGCTGGCCGGCGAGCGCGAAGTGATCGACCTCGTGGCCGACCTCGAGGCCACGGCCGTCGTCGTCACCCGGTCGGGCCTGGGGACGCTGAACCACACCGCGCTCTCGATCGAGGCCCTCGAGCGCCGCGGCATCGACGTCGCGGGGATCGTCTGCAACGAGTACGCCGGGGCGACGGTCGCCGAACGGACGAACCCCGACGAACTCGAGCGGATGACCGGCTACGGCGTCGAGACGGTGCCGCCGCTCGAGGGCGAGTCGCCGGCGGCGCTGGCCAAGGGCGTCGCGGACGCACTCTCGGCTCCGTTCCTCGAGCGACTCTCGGCTATCGACGGCTAA
- a CDS encoding 8-amino-7-oxononanoate synthase, with the protein MEDRGFDLEDRLRSLEDADLKRSLSPVDRVAERGYFAPPSGSELPVLDSTEALVFASNNYLGLTDDQRVENAARQAAATVGTGAGASRLVTGDTMVHRDLERQLAETKGAERALVFSSGYAANLGTITALEPDVIFSDEYNHASIIDGCRLAGAETVVYDHCDAADLRSKLERRADRDGASDESWLLVTDSVFSMDGTVAPLEAICDAAEAYGAWVMVDEAHATGLYANGGGVVQAEGLTDRVHVQMGTLSKALASQGGYVAGSEELIECLVNDARSFVFSTGLTPPAAATASEALHIARHSDIRDRLWENVSHLRDGLESMGLEVLGDSQILPVLVGDRTDALALAEGVRERNVVAPAIRPPTVPEGTSRIRVVPMATHEREDIVACLEAFRAAGDELGLIEPQ; encoded by the coding sequence ATGGAAGATCGCGGCTTCGACCTCGAGGACCGGCTCCGATCGCTCGAGGACGCCGATCTGAAACGATCGCTCTCGCCCGTCGACCGGGTCGCCGAGCGGGGCTACTTCGCCCCGCCGTCGGGCAGCGAGCTACCGGTTCTCGACTCGACCGAGGCGCTGGTCTTCGCCTCGAACAACTACCTGGGGCTGACCGACGACCAGCGCGTCGAGAACGCCGCCCGGCAGGCCGCCGCGACGGTCGGCACGGGCGCCGGAGCGAGCCGACTCGTCACCGGCGACACGATGGTCCACCGGGACCTCGAGCGACAGCTCGCCGAGACGAAAGGCGCCGAGCGCGCGCTCGTCTTCTCCTCGGGGTACGCCGCCAACCTCGGGACGATCACGGCCCTCGAGCCGGACGTGATCTTCTCCGACGAGTACAATCACGCGAGTATCATCGACGGCTGTCGCCTCGCGGGCGCCGAGACGGTCGTCTACGACCACTGCGACGCCGCGGACCTGCGGTCGAAACTGGAGCGCCGCGCCGACCGCGACGGCGCGAGCGACGAGTCGTGGCTGCTCGTCACCGACTCCGTGTTCAGCATGGACGGCACCGTCGCACCTCTCGAGGCCATCTGCGACGCCGCCGAGGCGTACGGCGCGTGGGTGATGGTCGACGAGGCCCACGCGACCGGACTCTACGCGAACGGCGGCGGGGTCGTCCAGGCGGAGGGTCTCACGGACCGCGTCCACGTCCAGATGGGAACGCTCTCGAAGGCGCTGGCGAGTCAGGGCGGCTACGTCGCGGGCAGCGAGGAACTGATCGAGTGCCTCGTGAACGACGCCCGCTCGTTCGTCTTCTCGACCGGGCTCACTCCGCCGGCCGCCGCCACCGCCAGCGAGGCGCTGCACATCGCCCGCCACAGCGACATCCGCGATCGCCTCTGGGAGAACGTCTCGCACCTCCGGGACGGCCTCGAGTCGATGGGACTGGAGGTGCTCGGCGACTCGCAGATCCTCCCCGTTCTCGTCGGCGATCGGACCGACGCGCTCGCGCTCGCCGAGGGCGTTCGGGAACGGAACGTCGTCGCGCCCGCGATCAGACCGCCCACGGTTCCCGAGGGAACCAGCCGCATCCGGGTCGTCCCGATGGCGACCCACGAGCGCGAGGACATCGTCGCCTGTCTCGAGGCGTTCCGGGCGGCCGGCGACGAACTCGGACTGATAGAACCACAATGA
- a CDS encoding toll/interleukin-1 receptor domain-containing protein has protein sequence MTGEQIYVSHAPGDLDLVQELFSTVKNFPFGVHIALEEVESGRSRKRLEGRLANSDVVVAVITDDAATNRWINQEIGYALAKGIPVLPLHEDERQRGGYVSDVDGVTIDRENPSFTIFNLLSRLRSELAPLGALSVPNWYIRFPCTIPDCGHPVTLDIERDQTKLWKRYDHGKLLTASCADCHSTYYFDPATIGFVRREDGPR, from the coding sequence ATGACCGGAGAACAGATCTACGTCTCGCACGCGCCCGGCGACCTCGATCTCGTCCAAGAGCTGTTCTCGACGGTCAAGAACTTCCCCTTCGGCGTCCACATCGCGCTCGAGGAGGTCGAATCCGGCCGATCCCGGAAACGACTCGAGGGGCGACTCGCGAACAGCGACGTCGTCGTCGCGGTGATCACCGACGACGCGGCGACCAACCGGTGGATCAACCAGGAGATCGGCTACGCGCTGGCCAAGGGGATTCCGGTGCTTCCGCTCCACGAGGACGAACGCCAGCGGGGCGGGTACGTGAGCGACGTCGACGGCGTGACGATCGACCGGGAGAACCCGTCGTTTACGATCTTCAATCTGCTCAGCCGCCTCCGGAGCGAACTCGCGCCGCTCGGCGCGCTCTCGGTGCCCAACTGGTACATCCGGTTTCCGTGTACGATCCCCGACTGCGGACATCCGGTCACGCTGGATATCGAACGGGATCAGACGAAACTGTGGAAACGGTACGATCACGGCAAACTGTTGACGGCCTCGTGTGCGGACTGTCACTCGACGTACTACTTCGATCCGGCGACGATCGGCTTCGTTCGCCGCGAGGACGGTCCCCGATAG
- a CDS encoding haloalkane dehalogenase → MVVRISEERFDDVPDFDYEPEYVDVGELRMAYVETGGSGDGGGDEETFLCLHGEPTWSFLYRKMMPILAERGRVVVPDLIGCGRSDRYEDRDAYSVEMHYDALETFVEELDLTNVTLVCQDWGGVLGLPLAVHRPERFARLVPMNTGVPDGTQEMSDRWHEFAEMVATADDLDIGRLVRNGCYRDLSEEVVDAYRAPFPDERYMAAARTFPALVPTSPDDPGAELMAETQERLGEWEKPAFVLFGREDPITSHDRDPLRHHIPTATEQPDVWIENAAHFLQEDAGEETAERIVEFVDRT, encoded by the coding sequence ATGGTGGTACGCATCTCGGAGGAACGGTTCGACGACGTGCCCGATTTCGACTACGAGCCGGAGTACGTCGACGTCGGCGAGTTGCGAATGGCGTACGTCGAAACCGGCGGGAGCGGGGACGGCGGCGGAGACGAGGAGACCTTCCTCTGTCTCCACGGCGAGCCGACGTGGTCGTTCCTCTACCGAAAGATGATGCCGATCCTGGCCGAGCGCGGCCGCGTCGTGGTCCCCGATCTGATCGGCTGCGGGCGCTCCGACAGGTACGAGGACCGCGACGCCTACTCCGTCGAGATGCACTACGACGCGCTCGAGACCTTCGTCGAGGAACTCGACCTCACGAACGTCACGCTCGTCTGTCAGGACTGGGGCGGCGTCCTCGGGCTCCCGCTCGCGGTCCACCGGCCCGAACGGTTCGCGCGGCTCGTTCCGATGAACACCGGCGTCCCGGACGGGACCCAGGAGATGAGCGACCGGTGGCACGAGTTCGCCGAGATGGTGGCGACCGCCGACGACCTCGATATCGGTAGACTCGTCCGGAACGGCTGCTATCGAGACCTCTCCGAGGAAGTGGTCGACGCCTACCGCGCGCCGTTCCCCGACGAACGGTATATGGCGGCCGCGCGGACGTTCCCCGCCCTCGTCCCGACGTCGCCCGACGATCCGGGGGCGGAGCTGATGGCCGAAACCCAAGAGCGTCTCGGCGAGTGGGAGAAGCCGGCGTTCGTGCTGTTCGGGAGGGAGGATCCGATCACGTCCCACGATCGCGATCCGCTCCGGCACCACATCCCGACCGCGACCGAGCAACCCGACGTCTGGATCGAGAACGCGGCGCACTTCCTCCAGGAGGACGCCGGCGAGGAGACCGCCGAACGCATCGTCGAGTTCGTCGATCGAACCTGA